From Paenibacillus graminis, a single genomic window includes:
- the fliD gene encoding flagellar filament capping protein FliD: MVTRISGLASGMDIDSIVKKLMTAESVPLNKLNQQKQLMEWKRDNYRQTSVKLVSFLQDKLDTLSKSSSLSAQKATTTGNTTSVSATATPSASGSLEVTVTSLATAARITSSAPPTKSDATTTDWGNVKLSAITGSGIDSNSTAKVAVTIGGASIEIDPQTETLSSFVNKINDSTTAGVSALYDSATGQVSITSKSTGAQGNAIKLDGAGAAVFTALKLDSSFLSGGADAKLNVNGMDITRSTNSFTMNGVQLTLNSGSGGVSTKIEVNKDVDTLVSAVKGFVDAYNEVLTLMNSKVSEERYTKYTPLTTEQRKDMSDSEAELWDSKAKSGMLKNDSILTSAIASMRTAMVEGVQLADGSKIDFTQLGITTGTYETKGKLSLNTDKLKTALEENPDIINNFLGKNYSISSLNNTYTSDDGILARMKKISNSTLVKLAETAGTSRFSSDLTASFMSTSTMGETLTSLDKRISELTAKLTMRETNYYKKFTAMETAISKYNNISSSLISS, encoded by the coding sequence ATGGTAACAAGAATTAGCGGATTAGCTTCGGGGATGGATATTGACTCTATAGTAAAAAAATTAATGACAGCAGAAAGTGTACCCCTCAATAAATTAAACCAACAAAAACAGCTGATGGAGTGGAAGCGTGATAACTACCGTCAAACCAGTGTTAAACTGGTTTCATTTCTACAAGATAAGCTAGATACGTTAAGTAAAAGCAGCTCTCTCAGTGCACAAAAAGCTACTACGACAGGTAATACAACTTCTGTTAGTGCTACTGCTACACCCTCAGCAAGTGGTTCCCTTGAGGTCACAGTTACTTCATTGGCTACGGCTGCTAGAATAACCTCCTCAGCTCCCCCTACCAAAAGTGATGCAACAACCACTGATTGGGGAAATGTAAAACTATCAGCAATTACGGGTTCTGGTATTGATTCCAATAGTACTGCCAAAGTTGCAGTTACAATTGGTGGCGCCAGTATCGAAATAGATCCCCAGACGGAGACTTTAAGCTCTTTTGTAAATAAGATCAATGACAGTACAACTGCTGGTGTATCTGCTCTGTATGATTCTGCAACTGGTCAAGTATCTATAACAAGCAAGAGCACTGGGGCACAGGGCAATGCTATTAAGTTAGATGGAGCTGGAGCAGCAGTATTTACAGCATTAAAGTTGGATAGCTCATTTTTAAGTGGAGGGGCAGATGCTAAGCTTAATGTTAATGGCATGGACATTACCCGCTCGACTAACAGCTTTACTATGAATGGCGTTCAACTGACGCTTAATAGCGGCAGTGGAGGGGTCTCTACTAAAATTGAAGTGAACAAAGACGTAGATACACTTGTGTCTGCTGTAAAAGGTTTTGTGGATGCATATAATGAGGTTTTGACCTTAATGAATAGCAAAGTTAGTGAGGAGCGTTATACCAAGTACACACCTCTTACTACTGAACAAAGAAAGGATATGTCCGATTCCGAAGCTGAGCTTTGGGACTCTAAGGCAAAGAGCGGAATGCTCAAAAATGATAGTATTTTAACCTCAGCTATCGCAAGCATGCGAACAGCAATGGTAGAAGGAGTTCAGCTAGCTGATGGTTCAAAAATAGATTTTACGCAGTTGGGCATAACAACGGGAACTTATGAAACTAAAGGTAAACTAAGTCTGAATACGGATAAGCTGAAAACAGCATTAGAAGAAAATCCAGATATAATTAATAATTTTCTGGGGAAAAATTATTCGATTTCATCATTAAATAACACATATACATCAGATGATGGAATATTAGCGCGCATGAAGAAAATCTCTAATTCAACACTTGTTAAATTAGCTGAAACTGCAGGTACATCTAGGTTTAGCTCTGATTTAACAGCATCTTTTATGAGTACTAGTACGATGGGGGAAACACTGACTAGCTTGGATAAAAGGATAAGCGAACTTACAGCTAAATTAACAATGAGGGAAACGAACTATTACAAAAAGTTTACAGCAATGGAAACGGCCATAAGTAAGTACAATAATATATCATCAAGCCTAATAAGCTCTTAG
- a CDS encoding flagellar protein FlgN: MTLTTLLEALERLDEAHLQMLELAALKKDAIKTNQVDYLIQLLNKESKHMKLIEQLEEERMQAAYAFLQGVGIRSNLNLNLTELSRLVFDPEEKQKLFHMQRKLSGTLQRLKEANTLNQQLLEQALSYIDFSIESMSYYSETEATYHHPAGKTAGVQRSGLFDSRA, from the coding sequence ATGACATTGACAACCTTGCTGGAAGCACTAGAGCGGCTGGACGAAGCGCATTTGCAGATGTTGGAATTGGCCGCTCTTAAGAAAGATGCTATTAAGACAAACCAAGTAGATTATCTTATTCAACTTCTCAATAAAGAGTCTAAGCACATGAAGCTGATTGAGCAGTTAGAGGAAGAACGTATGCAAGCGGCATATGCTTTTTTGCAGGGGGTGGGAATACGTTCCAACCTGAATTTGAATCTGACTGAGTTGTCCAGGCTTGTATTTGATCCTGAAGAGAAACAAAAGTTATTTCATATGCAGCGTAAGCTATCCGGTACATTGCAGCGGCTGAAGGAAGCCAATACGCTGAATCAACAGCTTCTTGAACAGGCACTCTCCTATATAGACTTTTCTATTGAAAGCATGTCTTATTATTCAGAGACAGAAGCGACTTATCATCACCCGGCGGGAAAAACAGCTGGAGTGCAACGCTCCGGACTTTTTGATTCTCGGGCCTAA
- a CDS encoding flagellar protein FlaG, whose translation MDSWISASSGVGAQVQHPGFGKKDVVMSDDPASSMAQKTTQSVSTGDSQKSHEQVVAELQKAIDAIQGPQKSLEISVHEKTHAIMIKVLNKETGELIREVPPEKILDLAARMMEITGIIVDKKV comes from the coding sequence ATGGACTCATGGATTTCTGCCAGTTCAGGAGTAGGTGCACAGGTACAACATCCGGGTTTTGGAAAAAAAGATGTTGTTATGAGTGATGACCCGGCATCATCTATGGCACAGAAGACAACCCAATCTGTGAGTACAGGGGATAGCCAAAAGTCACATGAACAAGTAGTTGCAGAACTGCAAAAGGCAATTGATGCCATCCAAGGGCCGCAGAAGTCACTGGAGATCTCCGTACATGAAAAAACGCATGCCATTATGATCAAAGTACTTAACAAGGAGACAGGCGAGTTAATACGCGAAGTGCCACCAGAAAAAATTCTGGATTTAGCAGCACGGATGATGGAGATAACAGGAATAATTGTTGATAAAAAAGTATAA
- a CDS encoding flagellin encodes MIINHNLPAFNTHRNMGLNNAAASKNMEKLSSGLKINRAADDAAGLSISEKMRGQIRGLEQAQRNVQDGISFAQTAEGAMNEVSSMLTRMKELNVQKLNGTYGAGDKSNINAELNQLGSQIDNIMSKTTFNGIKITSNVSVQADDSTFKIAITGVATGGFTGLDSATTLTNVSVAIEKVATQRANLGAVQNRLEYTSNNLGTTVENLTASESRIRDTDMAKEMVALSKNNILLQASQSMLAQANSAPQGVLSLLR; translated from the coding sequence ATGATTATCAATCACAATCTACCGGCTTTTAACACACACCGTAACATGGGGCTGAACAATGCTGCAGCAAGTAAGAACATGGAGAAATTGTCTTCAGGTTTGAAAATCAACCGTGCAGCTGACGATGCTGCTGGTCTCTCCATCTCCGAAAAAATGCGTGGTCAAATCCGCGGTTTGGAACAAGCACAACGTAACGTTCAAGACGGTATCTCATTCGCTCAAACAGCTGAAGGTGCAATGAACGAAGTTTCCTCCATGCTGACTCGTATGAAAGAATTGAATGTACAAAAACTCAATGGTACTTATGGTGCTGGCGATAAATCTAATATCAATGCTGAATTGAATCAATTAGGTTCGCAAATTGATAACATCATGTCGAAAACTACATTCAACGGAATCAAGATTACTTCCAATGTTAGTGTTCAGGCTGATGACAGTACCTTTAAAATTGCCATTACTGGTGTAGCAACAGGTGGCTTTACTGGCCTTGACTCTGCAACTACACTCACTAACGTAAGTGTTGCTATTGAAAAAGTTGCAACTCAACGGGCTAACCTCGGTGCTGTACAAAACCGTCTGGAATACACTTCCAACAACCTGGGGACTACTGTTGAGAACTTGACAGCCTCCGAATCCCGTATCCGTGATACTGATATGGCTAAGGAAATGGTTGCTCTCTCCAAGAACAACATCTTGCTGCAAGCATCCCAATCTATGCTGGCTCAAGCTAACTCCGCTCCACAGGGCGTATTGTCCCTGCTTCGTTAA
- a CDS encoding TIGR03826 family flagellar region protein, producing MNLDNCPRCGRLYVKNIMELCQPCIKDLEHQYEICVNYLRENRGTNIQELSDATEIPIKEITRFIREGRISIANAPNMMYPCEVCGTLIRDGHMCDSCRSRLRKDISNAVKESAAAETSKRPGEGAYRAVDKHRD from the coding sequence ATGAATCTAGACAATTGCCCACGGTGCGGCCGGTTATACGTCAAAAACATCATGGAACTGTGCCAGCCCTGTATTAAGGATTTGGAACATCAATATGAAATCTGTGTAAATTATTTGCGTGAAAATAGAGGCACTAATATTCAGGAGCTGTCCGATGCAACGGAGATTCCGATTAAGGAAATCACCCGTTTTATTCGTGAAGGCCGAATTTCTATAGCGAATGCGCCGAATATGATGTACCCTTGTGAAGTCTGTGGAACCCTGATCCGGGATGGTCATATGTGCGACAGCTGCCGCAGCCGGTTGCGGAAGGATATCTCAAATGCGGTCAAGGAAAGCGCTGCGGCAGAGACCTCTAAAAGGCCGGGCGAGGGCGCATATAGGGCCGTCGACAAGCACCGGGATTAA
- a CDS encoding UDP-N-acetylglucosamine 4,6-dehydratase family protein: protein MEEGLYNGKRILVTGGTGTIGRHLIQRLLLENPKVIRVFSRDEHKQYEMGIDFKSDSENLRFLIGDVRDQQRLNRAMEDIDYVFHCAAMKHVPACEYNPFEAVQTNVIGTQNVIQAAIENKVKKVLFISTDKAISPTNTYGATKLTAERLISATEYHKGAKSTIFSSVRFGNVMGSRGSVIPLFKKQISEKRMITLTDPNMLRYMMTPSQAIELILKANGMALGGEVFVLKMPLIKIGELAEVLIEDAKMRNGIIEEIIIDVIGLRPGEKRFEELMTDDEAVIAYETKDMYIIPQHGMNNFGHWREYDKVLEKPFPNEAQIIDKDQIKDWLITEQIM, encoded by the coding sequence TTGGAAGAGGGACTTTATAATGGAAAGAGGATATTAGTAACTGGTGGAACAGGTACGATAGGCCGCCATTTAATACAAAGGTTATTATTGGAAAATCCCAAAGTTATACGTGTTTTTAGCCGGGACGAACACAAACAATATGAAATGGGTATAGATTTCAAAAGTGATTCAGAGAATTTGAGATTCTTAATTGGAGATGTCAGAGATCAGCAACGTCTTAACAGAGCCATGGAGGATATCGATTATGTATTTCATTGTGCAGCCATGAAACATGTTCCTGCATGTGAATACAATCCTTTCGAAGCAGTGCAGACAAATGTAATAGGGACACAGAATGTTATTCAAGCGGCAATCGAAAACAAAGTGAAGAAGGTATTGTTTATAAGTACAGATAAAGCGATTTCTCCCACCAATACTTATGGTGCCACTAAATTAACAGCAGAGCGCTTAATTTCGGCTACAGAGTATCATAAAGGAGCAAAGTCTACAATATTTTCATCTGTACGCTTTGGAAATGTAATGGGTTCCAGAGGATCTGTTATTCCTTTATTTAAGAAACAAATATCCGAAAAACGTATGATTACACTGACTGATCCAAATATGTTAAGGTACATGATGACTCCTTCCCAAGCTATTGAACTTATACTAAAAGCTAATGGGATGGCCTTAGGTGGAGAAGTATTTGTGTTAAAAATGCCACTAATAAAAATAGGTGAACTAGCTGAAGTTCTTATAGAAGACGCTAAAATGAGAAATGGAATTATCGAAGAAATTATTATTGATGTAATAGGACTTCGTCCAGGGGAAAAAAGGTTTGAAGAACTGATGACAGATGATGAAGCGGTTATCGCTTATGAGACAAAGGATATGTACATTATTCCACAGCATGGGATGAATAATTTTGGCCACTGGAGAGAGTATGATAAAGTCTTAGAGAAACCTTTTCCTAATGAAGCGCAGATTATTGATAAAGATCAAATAAAAGATTGGTTGATTACAGAACAAATAATGTAA
- the flgK gene encoding flagellar hook-associated protein FlgK, with the protein MTSTFHSIETAKRSLNTQTAALNTAGHNIANVNTEGYSKQVVKMQASLPMEAYGFLRSTAAGQMGTGVDFTSIERVRQSFLDDQYRNESSNSGNWDVRFDTLQKLESIVNEPSDTGIRKVLDNFWNAWSDLSQDPENITNRKIVKETTQALTDAMNQVSTQLDALTTDLTSNISLKTTEINSLLQTVGDLNNNITKLEGLGDNPNDLRDQRDLAIDKLSKLANVQVTQLSDGYQVTLGGQLVVTGDQVTAVTADGLKAAYDGGALTGGEVYGMFMSRDKYVTDYKNQMNQLANTLANGDIEITLPAGTVLPEGTVLNTGANGTPVTYSNANNNRTITADTKVTVKGINGLLQLGYTVSGATPQKGLALFTSKDSGAITAGNITLNPLIAADPNQISTSMRVTGAGTANEKVVIGNNDMALAMAGLKTAKFDFGAALSTPGTMDDYFSSIVGQLGVQTQEAERQAKNAEQLTEQVELNRASVSGVSLDEEMTDLIKFQHAYSAASRFMTTFDELLNKLINGTGRVGL; encoded by the coding sequence ATGACTTCAACATTTCATAGTATAGAAACCGCCAAACGAAGCCTGAACACCCAAACGGCTGCATTAAACACGGCAGGTCATAACATTGCTAATGTCAATACAGAAGGTTATTCAAAACAAGTCGTGAAGATGCAGGCCTCTCTTCCTATGGAAGCCTATGGATTTTTGCGTTCTACAGCAGCCGGACAAATGGGCACGGGGGTCGATTTCACGTCGATTGAACGGGTGAGACAGAGTTTTCTGGATGACCAATACCGCAATGAAAGCTCAAATTCAGGCAACTGGGATGTCAGATTCGACACCTTGCAAAAGCTTGAATCTATTGTGAATGAACCATCAGATACCGGTATCCGCAAGGTTCTGGATAATTTCTGGAATGCCTGGTCTGACCTGAGTCAGGATCCCGAGAATATTACCAACCGCAAAATCGTCAAAGAAACAACACAGGCGCTTACAGATGCTATGAATCAAGTCAGCACGCAATTGGATGCTCTGACCACTGACCTGACCAGCAATATTTCTCTAAAAACCACAGAGATCAACTCGCTTTTGCAAACAGTGGGAGATCTTAATAACAACATTACCAAGCTTGAGGGTTTGGGTGATAATCCTAACGATCTCCGGGACCAGCGGGACTTGGCCATCGATAAGCTCTCCAAGCTTGCCAATGTTCAGGTTACACAGCTCAGTGACGGCTACCAAGTGACATTGGGCGGTCAATTGGTTGTGACTGGTGATCAGGTAACCGCAGTAACGGCGGACGGATTAAAGGCCGCATACGACGGAGGGGCACTTACCGGCGGAGAAGTCTATGGCATGTTTATGTCCCGGGATAAATACGTAACCGATTATAAGAATCAGATGAACCAACTTGCCAATACACTTGCTAATGGCGACATTGAAATAACGTTACCAGCCGGAACAGTTTTACCTGAAGGAACTGTCCTGAATACCGGAGCTAACGGCACACCTGTTACATATTCGAATGCGAATAATAACCGGACCATAACAGCAGACACCAAAGTAACCGTCAAAGGAATTAACGGGCTGCTGCAATTAGGTTACACTGTTAGCGGCGCAACACCGCAGAAGGGACTTGCGCTTTTCACTTCTAAAGATAGCGGAGCTATTACAGCGGGCAATATTACACTTAACCCGTTGATTGCTGCTGACCCTAACCAAATCTCTACCTCAATGCGTGTAACCGGCGCGGGTACTGCCAATGAGAAGGTTGTTATTGGGAATAATGATATGGCATTGGCCATGGCGGGACTAAAGACAGCCAAATTTGATTTTGGTGCTGCTTTATCCACACCAGGTACCATGGATGATTATTTCAGCTCTATAGTCGGACAACTAGGTGTCCAGACGCAGGAAGCCGAACGTCAGGCGAAAAATGCCGAACAGCTGACAGAGCAAGTAGAATTGAACAGAGCTTCGGTTAGTGGTGTATCGCTGGATGAGGAAATGACTGATCTGATCAAATTTCAGCATGCTTACAGCGCAGCTTCCAGATTTATGACCACATTTGACGAGCTTCTAAACAAACTAATTAACGGAACAGGCCGTGTAGGCCTCTAA
- the fliW gene encoding flagellar assembly protein FliW: MTADHVHQEKANLTIAPIYSFPKGLPGFDQLKEFLLQEHNEVFSLLSAVDQPEISFITVNPFDFIPDYEFSLPDDTMLDIEVNNREQVAVRCIVTWHSEREKITINLLAPLIFNVESFKAKQIVLQNTIYTTKHPLWSSSEAVEEGGDS, translated from the coding sequence ATGACAGCAGACCATGTACATCAGGAGAAAGCAAATTTAACAATAGCACCCATATATTCATTTCCAAAAGGCTTGCCGGGTTTTGATCAGCTGAAAGAGTTTTTACTTCAGGAGCACAACGAGGTATTCAGCTTATTAAGCGCTGTAGACCAACCAGAGATTAGTTTTATTACGGTTAATCCATTTGATTTTATACCCGATTACGAATTTTCTCTACCCGACGATACGATGTTAGATATAGAAGTCAACAATCGCGAACAAGTAGCAGTGCGTTGTATTGTGACATGGCATAGTGAGCGAGAGAAGATAACGATTAATTTGCTAGCCCCTCTTATCTTTAATGTTGAATCTTTTAAAGCTAAACAAATCGTCTTACAGAATACCATATATACTACTAAACATCCTCTTTGGTCTAGCTCTGAAGCAGTTGAGGAAGGTGGTGATTCCTAA
- the fliS gene encoding flagellar export chaperone FliS, whose translation MINSPYQKYQQAQAQTASKPKLLIMLYDGAIRFVRLGIDGISQKDYEKANNNLCKAQAIINELISALDHNYPISNDLLKVYEYMQHRLIEANVNKQNTQTEEVLEYLIDLREAWFEASKSQGLNTVQDGR comes from the coding sequence TTGATTAACTCGCCGTATCAAAAATATCAACAAGCCCAGGCACAGACGGCATCTAAGCCAAAACTGTTAATCATGCTTTATGATGGTGCTATTCGTTTTGTGAGGTTAGGCATAGATGGCATTTCACAAAAGGATTATGAGAAAGCTAATAATAACCTTTGCAAGGCACAGGCTATTATTAATGAATTGATCTCAGCTTTGGATCATAATTACCCTATTTCAAATGATTTGCTTAAAGTGTACGAATATATGCAACATAGATTGATTGAGGCAAATGTAAATAAGCAAAATACGCAGACTGAAGAAGTTTTAGAATATTTAATAGATCTTAGGGAAGCTTGGTTTGAGGCCAGCAAGTCACAGGGATTAAATACGGTGCAAGATGGAAGATAA
- a CDS encoding motility associated factor glycosyltransferase family protein: MSYFQQNQAVLRLRFPHVADKVSNIEEQDIELIKYFEPVEKDENWLEAVRGSVGDLNIILLYGFGQGISIADLVEMYPDRLLFVYEPNEENFHDSLKTMDLTLILEHPNLYFLAVGKSQLIALFHSLSTHMRKDMAFVALRHYLEHTADSLQDIKKKFEEYSETFDSNKLTRNLFRRDWIRNSMYHMAGMLSSPSIKEFYKEYENATAVIIASGPSLQADIEWVKRIKPHALIISAGSSIQALVKNGIAPHLATLLDGGVINNKVFADPAALKAPFLFVSSSYYGISDKKDKHKIHAIVKNDEVAQYYMGIEADEAEIIPTSTVTGTAIQAAVWLGVKRIVMMGQDLSFPNKKYYADGVGHSELNILNAMVENSDHKLLSVQGNYNATSSAFMSMKDGLEKLISSFPDIEFINSTRNGAVIEGTLWKPIEQVYELLAEEIIDQRAIENLIDKKEFAEYNEALEKVENRISSTVRDFSEIIKDFKILKKLFSDIRELSRTNPLKCQRKIVKIEQVWGGIVNRPWFEALIETLLPIELQEYDRELPSIILEKNLVRKCNLIDKYLGTLVNQIESEIPFLEEVFIESLRRIEALSDKVQGGR; this comes from the coding sequence GTGTCATATTTTCAACAGAATCAGGCAGTGTTACGACTACGTTTTCCTCATGTTGCTGATAAAGTATCTAATATAGAAGAGCAAGATATTGAATTAATTAAGTATTTTGAACCAGTTGAAAAAGATGAGAATTGGTTGGAAGCAGTAAGAGGTTCGGTAGGTGACCTAAACATTATTCTTTTGTATGGATTTGGTCAGGGGATTAGCATAGCTGATTTAGTGGAAATGTATCCAGATCGTTTATTATTTGTATACGAACCAAATGAAGAAAATTTCCATGATAGTTTGAAAACGATGGATTTAACGCTGATATTGGAGCATCCAAATCTATATTTTTTAGCGGTTGGTAAATCACAGTTAATAGCTCTGTTTCATTCTCTTTCTACACACATGCGTAAAGATATGGCCTTTGTAGCGTTAAGACATTACCTGGAGCACACCGCGGATTCTCTCCAAGATATAAAAAAGAAATTTGAAGAGTACTCTGAAACGTTTGATTCAAACAAACTTACACGAAATTTGTTTCGTAGGGATTGGATCCGAAACAGTATGTATCATATGGCTGGAATGCTGTCTTCGCCAAGTATTAAAGAATTCTATAAAGAATATGAAAATGCTACAGCTGTTATCATTGCTTCAGGCCCATCTTTGCAAGCGGATATTGAATGGGTAAAGCGAATCAAACCCCACGCGTTAATTATATCTGCTGGCTCGAGTATTCAGGCATTAGTCAAGAATGGAATAGCCCCCCATTTAGCTACTCTTTTAGATGGCGGAGTCATTAATAACAAAGTTTTTGCGGATCCTGCTGCTTTAAAAGCTCCCTTTCTTTTTGTTTCATCATCTTATTATGGAATTTCAGATAAAAAAGATAAACACAAGATTCACGCTATCGTTAAAAATGATGAAGTTGCACAATACTATATGGGTATAGAAGCCGATGAGGCTGAGATCATACCAACCTCAACAGTGACTGGAACTGCTATACAAGCGGCAGTATGGTTAGGGGTCAAAAGAATTGTCATGATGGGGCAGGATCTCTCCTTCCCGAATAAAAAGTATTATGCTGATGGTGTTGGTCATAGTGAACTTAATATACTAAATGCAATGGTGGAAAATTCTGATCACAAGCTATTAAGTGTTCAAGGAAATTACAATGCTACTAGTTCAGCTTTTATGTCCATGAAGGACGGGTTGGAGAAGCTTATTTCATCTTTTCCTGATATAGAATTCATAAACTCTACTCGTAATGGCGCTGTAATTGAAGGTACTTTGTGGAAACCAATTGAGCAAGTATATGAGTTATTAGCTGAAGAAATTATAGATCAAAGAGCAATTGAAAATTTAATTGATAAAAAAGAGTTTGCTGAATATAATGAAGCTCTTGAAAAAGTAGAAAACAGAATTTCTTCAACCGTACGTGATTTTTCTGAAATTATTAAGGATTTCAAAATACTCAAAAAATTATTTAGTGATATAAGAGAACTAAGTCGTACTAATCCTCTTAAATGTCAGCGGAAAATTGTGAAAATTGAGCAAGTATGGGGTGGAATTGTAAACCGCCCTTGGTTTGAAGCATTGATTGAGACATTATTGCCGATAGAATTGCAGGAATACGATAGGGAATTACCCTCCATTATATTGGAGAAAAACTTAGTGCGAAAATGTAATCTTATTGATAAGTATCTTGGAACACTGGTTAATCAAATTGAAAGTGAAATTCCCTTCCTGGAAGAAGTATTTATAGAATCCTTGCGAAGAATTGAAGCATTAAGCGATAAAGTACAAGGGGGCAGATAA
- the flgM gene encoding flagellar biosynthesis anti-sigma factor FlgM, producing the protein MKINETGRINAINPYQRNAEAQRQEQLKKSTRKDEVSISDEAIKLLQAQKSGEVDAERASKIESLKQQVSAGTYQVDAAKLAATLAPYFKQSSEN; encoded by the coding sequence ATGAAAATTAACGAGACCGGACGTATTAATGCAATTAATCCGTATCAACGCAATGCGGAAGCGCAAAGACAGGAACAACTAAAGAAAAGCACACGCAAGGATGAAGTTTCGATCTCTGATGAAGCGATAAAGCTATTACAGGCGCAGAAAAGCGGAGAAGTTGACGCTGAACGCGCGAGCAAGATTGAAAGCTTGAAACAGCAAGTTTCCGCAGGCACCTACCAAGTCGATGCAGCTAAGCTCGCAGCCACACTCGCCCCCTACTTCAAGCAATCCTCCGAGAATTAG
- the flgL gene encoding flagellar hook-associated protein FlgL, with protein sequence MSIRVTQGMMSMQTLSNLNRNNSVRSDLANQASTGRKINKPSDDPVGVTYSLRYRAELASNEQFQTNADAAVSWLDFTDTTMQQATNVMKRMKELTIQGSNGTLPQSGRDAIKLEIQQLKEQMGNIGNAQIRGKYIFNGQNYDKVPYELSGTVTSFSQIDTDDGSVKYAIGDQSTFQVNTPGSDFFGKSTDTDNVFKVMDDLIAALASGDTSKVAAQTANMDSRTNKMQSALSEVGARTNRVELVQARLGDRNLNLTTLQSKVEDADIAEVLIKSTTAQTIYEAALKSSAQILQPSLMDFMR encoded by the coding sequence ATGTCTATTCGGGTAACCCAAGGGATGATGAGCATGCAGACGCTCAGCAATCTGAACAGAAATAACAGTGTTAGAAGTGACTTGGCCAATCAGGCCTCCACCGGACGTAAGATCAATAAACCTTCCGATGACCCGGTTGGTGTGACATACTCACTCCGTTACAGAGCGGAGCTTGCTTCCAATGAGCAGTTTCAGACGAATGCCGATGCTGCTGTTAGCTGGCTTGATTTTACGGATACAACCATGCAGCAGGCAACAAATGTGATGAAACGGATGAAAGAATTAACGATACAAGGATCTAATGGGACACTGCCTCAATCCGGCCGAGATGCAATTAAGTTGGAAATTCAACAATTAAAAGAACAAATGGGCAATATAGGTAATGCCCAAATAAGAGGGAAATATATTTTTAATGGTCAAAATTATGATAAGGTTCCATATGAGTTATCGGGTACAGTAACGAGTTTTTCTCAAATTGATACGGATGATGGTTCAGTTAAATATGCCATTGGTGATCAATCTACATTCCAAGTAAATACTCCAGGTAGCGATTTTTTTGGGAAATCTACGGATACTGATAACGTTTTTAAAGTAATGGATGATTTAATAGCTGCGCTTGCAAGCGGTGATACATCAAAAGTAGCTGCACAAACCGCTAATATGGACTCCAGAACTAATAAAATGCAGTCTGCCCTGTCTGAAGTGGGAGCGAGGACAAATCGAGTGGAATTGGTCCAGGCCCGGTTAGGTGACCGCAATTTAAATCTAACTACGCTGCAGTCCAAAGTAGAGGATGCAGATATTGCCGAAGTATTAATTAAGTCAACAACGGCTCAGACCATTTATGAGGCTGCTTTAAAGTCTTCTGCCCAAATATTACAGCCTTCATTAATGGATTTTATGCGCTAG
- the csrA gene encoding carbon storage regulator CsrA, whose protein sequence is MLVLTRKKGESIVIGNDIVITVLSVEGDVIKLGISAPKEVDIYRKEIFEAIQKNNQNAAMDLERIKNVILDLNGTNK, encoded by the coding sequence ATGCTGGTGCTTACACGAAAAAAAGGCGAATCCATTGTAATTGGAAATGATATAGTTATTACGGTCTTGTCTGTTGAGGGGGATGTGATTAAGCTGGGAATTTCCGCCCCTAAAGAAGTTGATATTTACCGGAAAGAAATATTTGAGGCTATACAAAAGAATAATCAAAATGCAGCTATGGATTTGGAAAGAATAAAGAATGTTATATTGGATCTCAATGGAACAAATAAATAA